The following proteins are co-located in the Phycisphaerae bacterium genome:
- a CDS encoding amidohydrolase family protein: MNVTKPTRWFVRIALVFVVLSADNSRAEPADRNTLLLTNARVLDLMGDRWLEGRAVLIENGRIVSVAPVAQTKAPAGAKTIDLSGLYLLPGLMDLHTHLLLHPYNEAPWNDQVLKESLELRTIRAVAAGRATLEAGFTTIRDLGTEGAANADVALRDAFAAGLTPGPRVLTTTRAIVATGCYGPQGFDPRWDVPYGADQATGVDECRRVVRKQIAAGADWIKFYADYHRRAGAPVTPTFTVEEMKEIVDEAKSAGLRVAAHATTSEGIRRAVHAGVATIEHGYEASDEVLKLMIERGVSLCPTLAAAEAYARYQGWKPGTPPPEDLRRSQETFARAVKLGVRIACGSDAGVFAHGENARELELMVAGGMTPAAALRAATTTAASVIDREKDVGRIDAGYLADLIVVRGDPLKDVGALRKPLMVLKDGKVAIDRR; encoded by the coding sequence ATGAACGTGACCAAGCCGACAAGGTGGTTTGTCCGGATTGCGCTCGTATTCGTAGTCCTTTCGGCGGACAACTCACGCGCTGAACCCGCCGATCGTAATACGCTCCTCCTGACCAACGCCCGCGTGCTCGACCTCATGGGTGATCGTTGGTTGGAGGGCCGGGCTGTGCTCATTGAGAACGGCCGAATCGTCTCAGTCGCCCCTGTCGCACAGACCAAGGCCCCCGCCGGCGCGAAAACGATCGACCTTTCCGGTCTCTACCTCCTGCCCGGTCTCATGGACCTGCACACACATCTCTTGCTGCACCCCTACAACGAAGCCCCGTGGAATGATCAGGTCCTCAAGGAGTCGCTGGAGCTGCGGACGATCCGCGCCGTCGCCGCCGGCCGCGCCACGCTGGAGGCGGGCTTCACGACCATCCGCGACCTCGGGACCGAAGGCGCGGCCAACGCCGATGTCGCCCTCCGTGACGCCTTCGCCGCCGGTCTTACGCCCGGGCCGCGCGTCTTGACCACGACGCGTGCGATCGTGGCCACGGGCTGTTACGGGCCGCAGGGCTTCGATCCGCGTTGGGACGTCCCCTACGGCGCCGACCAGGCAACCGGCGTGGATGAATGTCGCCGCGTGGTCCGCAAGCAGATCGCCGCCGGCGCGGACTGGATCAAGTTCTACGCCGATTACCATCGCCGCGCCGGCGCTCCGGTCACGCCGACCTTCACCGTGGAAGAAATGAAAGAGATCGTCGATGAGGCCAAAAGCGCCGGCCTGAGGGTCGCCGCTCACGCGACCACGAGTGAAGGCATCCGCCGCGCGGTACACGCTGGCGTGGCAACGATCGAGCATGGCTACGAAGCGTCAGACGAAGTGCTCAAGCTGATGATCGAGCGCGGCGTGTCGCTCTGCCCGACACTGGCCGCGGCCGAAGCGTATGCTCGCTACCAGGGTTGGAAGCCCGGCACTCCACCGCCGGAGGACTTACGCCGATCGCAGGAGACCTTCGCCCGCGCCGTCAAACTCGGTGTGCGAATCGCCTGCGGCAGCGATGCCGGAGTCTTCGCCCACGGCGAAAACGCCCGCGAATTGGAATTGATGGTCGCCGGCGGAATGACCCCCGCCGCCGCCCTCCGCGCCGCAACCACCACGGCCGCCAGCGTCATCGATCGCGAAAAAGACGTGGGCCGCATCGACGCGGGCTACCTCGCGGATCTGATCGTGGTACGCGGCGATCCTCTCAAAGATGTCGGCGCGCTCCGCAAGCCGTTGATGGTCCTGAAGGATGGGAAGGTCGCTATCGACCGCCGCTGA
- a CDS encoding YgeY family selenium metabolism-linked hydrolase produces MNFKAIKARAKHYEPAMVRFLRDMVAIPSESTQEGKVIGRIKKEMLATKAFDKVYTDPMGNLYGKLGRGKTIIAIDAHCDTVGIGDRKQWKHDPYKGKVAGGKVWGRGAGDQEGAIPAMVYSARIMRDLKLPLDKFTLYVVVTVMEEDCDGLCWQYIVKEEKLRPDVVVVTDSTDCKILRGQRGRMEIGVHVDGKSCHGSMPHLGDNAIYKMSRVVREIESLNGKLAKDKFLGPGTITVSYWECKTPSLNAVPDYAYIHIDRRLTTGETADGAVRQVEQAVRRAGVKARVEVPMYARASHTGLVYPTKKYFPTWVVPEESKPVRAAVSAYKELWGKTPKVGRWTFSTNAVSINGMFGIPCVGFGPAPESVAHTVNDSVPIKHLVDCAAFYATFPQMYVNK; encoded by the coding sequence ATGAATTTCAAGGCGATCAAGGCGCGGGCCAAGCACTACGAGCCCGCGATGGTACGGTTTCTCCGCGACATGGTCGCAATCCCCAGCGAGAGCACGCAGGAAGGCAAGGTCATTGGCCGCATCAAAAAGGAGATGCTGGCGACGAAAGCCTTCGACAAGGTCTATACGGACCCGATGGGAAACCTGTATGGCAAGCTCGGCCGTGGCAAGACGATCATTGCCATCGACGCGCACTGCGACACGGTCGGCATTGGCGATCGCAAACAATGGAAGCACGATCCGTACAAGGGGAAGGTGGCGGGCGGCAAAGTCTGGGGGCGCGGGGCGGGCGATCAGGAAGGGGCCATCCCGGCGATGGTCTATTCGGCCCGGATCATGCGCGATTTGAAGCTGCCGCTCGACAAGTTCACGCTCTACGTCGTCGTGACGGTGATGGAGGAGGATTGCGACGGGTTGTGCTGGCAGTACATCGTGAAGGAGGAGAAACTGCGGCCGGACGTGGTGGTGGTGACGGATTCGACGGATTGCAAGATCCTGCGCGGCCAGCGGGGGCGCATGGAGATTGGCGTCCACGTCGACGGGAAATCCTGCCACGGCTCGATGCCGCACCTGGGGGACAACGCGATTTACAAGATGTCCCGCGTCGTCCGGGAGATCGAGTCGCTCAACGGCAAGCTGGCGAAGGACAAGTTTCTCGGGCCCGGCACGATCACGGTCTCCTACTGGGAGTGCAAGACGCCGAGTCTCAACGCCGTGCCGGACTATGCATACATTCATATCGATCGGCGGCTGACGACAGGGGAAACGGCCGACGGGGCCGTGCGCCAAGTGGAGCAGGCGGTGCGCCGCGCGGGTGTGAAGGCGCGGGTGGAGGTGCCGATGTACGCGCGGGCGAGCCATACGGGCCTGGTCTATCCGACGAAAAAATATTTCCCCACCTGGGTGGTTCCCGAAGAATCCAAGCCGGTTCGGGCCGCGGTTTCAGCGTACAAGGAGCTTTGGGGCAAAACGCCGAAGGTCGGGCGCTGGACGTTCAGCACGAATGCCGTGTCGATCAACGGGATGTTCGGGATTCCGTGCGTGGGGTTCGGCCCGGCACCGGAGTCGGTCGCGCACACGGTGAACGATTCGGTGCCAATCAAGCACCTGGTGGATTGCGCGGCGTTCTACGCTACGTTTCCGCAGATGTATGTGAACAAGTAA
- a CDS encoding ATP-binding protein, with translation MLRYLNAQVKADLARKMVFVGGPRQVGKTTLAKQVLGKARGYLNWDDDEDRAKILNRSLPTTRLWAFDELHKYRSWRNYLKGLYDKNKGRHQILVTGSARLDFYRFGGDSLQGRYHYLRLHPLSVAELDIQKLDDFKSLLALGGFPEPFLTGSQTHARRWSREYRSRLIREDLTSLERVQDLGNLELLSLRLPELVGSPLSINALREDLRLNHATVARWIDILERLYAVFRLSPFGAPKIRAVKKEQKHYHLDWSIVPNEAARFENLVAAHLLKWVHFEQDRAGRDVELRFFRDSDGREVDFVITEEHRPVQFVECKWNDAEVSKGLRYLRNRFPTAQAWQISAIGSKDDVNSEGVRRCPAIAFLRNLI, from the coding sequence ATGCTCCGTTACTTGAATGCCCAGGTAAAGGCCGATTTGGCCCGCAAGATGGTCTTCGTCGGCGGTCCGCGCCAGGTCGGCAAGACCACGCTGGCCAAGCAGGTCCTCGGCAAGGCCCGCGGGTATTTGAACTGGGACGACGACGAGGATCGCGCCAAGATCTTGAATCGCTCGCTGCCGACCACGCGGCTCTGGGCCTTCGATGAATTGCACAAATATCGCTCGTGGCGCAATTATCTCAAGGGCCTGTACGACAAGAATAAGGGCCGCCATCAAATCCTCGTCACGGGCAGCGCCCGCCTCGACTTTTATCGCTTCGGAGGCGACTCGCTCCAAGGACGTTACCACTACCTCCGGCTCCATCCCCTGTCGGTCGCGGAGTTGGATATTCAAAAACTTGACGATTTCAAATCCTTGCTTGCCCTCGGCGGCTTTCCGGAGCCGTTCTTGACAGGATCGCAGACCCACGCCCGGCGATGGTCGCGCGAGTATCGCTCACGCCTCATTCGCGAGGACCTCACCAGCCTGGAACGCGTGCAGGACCTCGGCAATCTCGAACTGCTCAGCCTGCGCCTTCCCGAACTCGTCGGCAGCCCTCTCTCCATTAATGCCCTGCGAGAGGACCTGCGCCTCAATCATGCGACGGTCGCCCGCTGGATCGACATCCTCGAACGTCTCTACGCCGTCTTTCGACTCTCGCCCTTCGGCGCGCCGAAGATTCGCGCCGTGAAAAAGGAACAAAAGCACTATCATCTGGACTGGTCGATTGTTCCGAACGAGGCGGCCCGCTTCGAAAACCTCGTCGCTGCGCACCTCCTCAAATGGGTGCACTTCGAGCAGGACCGCGCCGGTCGAGACGTGGAACTGCGGTTCTTTCGCGACTCCGACGGCCGCGAGGTCGATTTTGTCATCACCGAGGAACACCGCCCGGTACAATTCGTCGAGTGCAAATGGAACGACGCGGAGGTGAGTAAGGGGTTACGCTATTTGAGGAACCGATTCCCAACCGCCCAGGCGTGGCAGATTTCAGCGATCGGTTCGAAAGACGATGTGAATAGTGAGGGCGTTCGCCGATGCCCGGCAATCGCCTTTCTCCGGAATCTGATATGA